DNA from Daucus carota subsp. sativus chromosome 1, DH1 v3.0, whole genome shotgun sequence:
CAAGTCCCACCACTCATATCTGTGAGCTTATTTGCTTCTACATAAGaagaatatataatttgttttgtcACATATATGCTTGATCCTTAAAGGGTATACATATGTTGCCAGATTCTTTGAAGAATATTGTTGTTATCGATTTGTCTAAATCGTTTGAATGTAATAACAAATGTTTATGCTTTAGTTAAATATATACCGGAAGTTAGTACAACTTTGGGATGTAACTGAAACAGATTTAAGTAGTACAGTGCTATAGTATCAAGTCTACGACATTCGAAGTCCAACGATCTTTGATTGTTGGGAATGGGAATTAGTGAAGGGAAAGAGAATTTACTGGTAATGCTTAGTAAAAGAATGATCGCATTTATGCTTGATATATGGTGGTCCAACACTCAAAACCTCTCCGCATAATCTTATTTATTCAATGGTGACAAAGTTAGTGGAGAAGGTGAGCCATGCATATGTACGGAATCTATATGCCAATGCCAAAGTCGGTTTCGACTTAGAATTAGTGGACCAGCTGCTTATTACTCGAGATAGatatatactaaaatatatttcacaATATATTTCACCAATCCTATTAATATTCCTTTttggaaatatcaaaatatatatcgcATTTATACAACTTTGTAATGTTGAAAGAATTATAATATTGTTACAAGTTCTTGCGGAATTTAATACAGTAAATGTTACTGTATTAGTGAATGCTACTTTAAACAACGATActattttattacttttttgTCAGGAAACAACGATACTAtttgttataattaaaataataattcttggCCTGACACTCATAACAGGGCGAACACATAAACAATTAGCCCATAACAGGGGTGAAGAAATAAATAATCAGTCCagtgaattattattattattattattattattattattattatagttatTGATTCATGTTcattttaattatgattatatatataattaataaaaaggtGAAATAATAAACttcttataaaaatcttgattaatcaataattaataatttatgataaattaatatctgGAACAAAGATTTAAGTCTTAACATGACTAtaagtttaattaattaataatctcgGTAAActgataatatttaatcatcATTAATTTATAGACGTTTTAGGGCTAAGTCGAGGCCGGGCGCCAAGTTTCCATCTTAAAAATCCAGATTTATTGTAATTTGCTGCTGTGAGAGCGAAAGATGTAGGGCCGTTGGGGTTGGGTTAACTCAAAATGACTtttgtttaaagttaaaaagtgATAAGTTGTTATAAGTGTTTGGAAACGAATTACAAGTTGTAAAGAGAAGTTATAATTTTCTACTTTTAACTTCTTCTTATTTCTTTATACAAACGAATCAGAAAAAGTATAAGCAAAAGTAGCTCCCACTTCTCCCCAAATAGGAGGGTAAAAAGCTTGAAAATGAAAGTTTGCATGCTCTGCTTCTTTTACTTGTGCATACTGTGTATAACTGTATTCTGTATATATGTGCCTGGAAAGCGAAATTTAGTGAGAGCACATAAAAATTTATTCGATCTGGACTCAAATGAACGTGAAGTTTCTTGAAGCATATATACCTCAGTCAAGCATTAAGTACCTTTCTTAAGTCCCTCCACTAACTACTTTCTTCTTATATTCTACATTCACATATCTGTTTACTAGCTAGCTAGCTTCTACATATATAAGaagaatataattttgttttgtcacATATATGCTTGAGCTTTAAAGGGTATACATATGTTGCCAGATTCTTTGAAGAATGGTGGTATCCATTTGTTTAAATCGTTTGAAAGTAATTACAAATGTATATgctttagttatatatatatactgaaagTTAGTACAGCTTTGGGATTGCACTGAAACAGATTTAAGTAATAGATGGCTGATCATGGCAATGCACCTTAATGAATAAGTATCTGGCCAATGGTAGTACTAGCTAGTTGTTGGTCTGGAATGGCTTATAAGCCTTGAGATCAGTAACAACTCCTGCAAATGAACCAACTGCAGCCACGATAGAGATGATTAGGCAAGCAACACTCAACATCTGCAGACTAATCCATCTGCTGCTCCACTTTGGTACCTTTTCTTGAACTATATACATCTCTACCGGAAAGTAAACTGTCAATGGCCAAAACCCGATGGCTCCAAGAATGCCAGCAATGTTTTCAAAGAATGGCATGACCATAGGTATGATTGTGGTACTAATCACAAAAAGTATCCTCCAAACCAAGCGGAAAAGATTGAGCTTGTATGCTTTAGATCCCTTGATCATGTTGTATTCTTCATTAATGAAGGCGCTTTGGGGAAATTTTGTTGCAGCACGTTTTTCGACGTATGCAAATAAGGGTTGGCATGAAACTTGGTAGGCACCAACAAGGTGGACTACTATGGCTATGTTGGCTATGTCAAGAAACCAATAGGGgttgtaaaatccaaatccGGTCAGGAGGTTTTTGGGGGCGAGGTCTCCAAATGCTGCATATCCAAAACATCCAATCATCATGTAGAGAACGGTTGTCACAGAAACACTCAATAGTGTAGCTTTCTTCATAATCTTGGATTCTGAAGGGGGGGATTTTATTGTATCCTCAATTTCAATAAGGACGAGAGAGTAAGAGCAGGCAAAAGCGATTGCCCCAAGTGCTTGGAAGCTCCTCCATATCTTTTGTGTTTGAGTAACAGCACCAATGCTAATCCCAGTAAGGCTTCCTTTAAATTCTCCGGTCTCTGGTTATACATCAGAACAATAAATTGTTGGCATTCTACATATCAGTCATCATGCTGTTCTAAAAAATAAACTCATcattaagttttaattttaatcgGTTCAATACCTGCAACTTTGGAAATACCAAGTCCAAGACCTATTATAGAGCAGGTGAAGGACATAACAGCAGCAAGAATCGAAAGCCAAGAGATCTGATGAAAATCTGGGATTTGCGAGAAGAATAAATTGATGGCACCAAATGCAAGCATATAAATATTGTTCGAGAAATGGCAAGGATCCTTCACATGACTATCATGGAAACAATTCGACCTTCTTATTGCCCTGCTTGTCATTAACCaggatatatataataaaatcattagTCTGATAAG
Protein-coding regions in this window:
- the LOC108223325 gene encoding amino acid permease 3, which produces MISGEITATQQSSLEISMSLSPAQGDSKCFDDDGRLKRTGTFWTASAHMITAVLGSGVLSLAWASAQLGWVTGPIVLLLFALVTYYTSCLLASCYRSGDPVTGRRNYTYMDAVETYLGDFKVKICGAIQYLNLFGVAIGYTIAASISMAAIRRSNCFHDSHVKDPCHFSNNIYMLAFGAINLFFSQIPDFHQISWLSILAAVMSFTCSIIGLGLGISKVAETGEFKGSLTGISIGAVTQTQKIWRSFQALGAIAFACSYSLVLIEIEDTIKSPPSESKIMKKATLLSVSVTTVLYMMIGCFGYAAFGDLAPKNLLTGFGFYNPYWFLDIANIAIVVHLVGAYQVSCQPLFAYVEKRAATKFPQSAFINEEYNMIKGSKAYKLNLFRLVWRILFVISTTIIPMVMPFFENIAGILGAIGFWPLTVYFPVEMYIVQEKVPKWSSRWISLQMLSVACLIISIVAAVGSFAGVVTDLKAYKPFQTNN